CAACTGTATCTGGATGGTATAAGTATAAGAGCTCAGGGTCATGAATGGTGCAATGCTTTGTTGCTATTGCCTAGCCTGCAAGAACTGAGTATGTCAAACTGCAATCTTTCTGGACCACTTGACCCTTCCCTGGCAAGACTTGAGAATCTCTCTTTCATTCGTCTTGATCAGAACAATTTATCATCTGAAGTGCCAGAAACCCTTGCAAATTTGCCTAATCTGACGACCCTGCAGCTTAGTTCTTGTGGATTGACTGGAGTATTTCCAGAGAAGATTTTTCAGGTAGCAAAATTGTCAGTTATAAACTTATCATTTAATAAGAATCTTTATGGTTCTTTCCCAGATTTCCCATCAGGTGCATCTCTTCATACTTTGATTGTAAGTAATACAGGTTTCTCAGGAGAACTACCAGTTTCAATGAGTAATCTGAGGCAGCTATCCATCTTAGATCTTTCTAGTTGCCAGTTTAACAGCACACTTCCCCGTTCGATTTCAAAACTCGGGGAAATAACTCATCTGCATTTGTCATTTAACAACTTCACTGGTCCAATTCCATCCTTGAATATGTCCAAGAATCTCATCCATTTGGACCTGTCTCACAATGCTTTCACAGGTTCAATTGCATCAGTTCACCTGGAAGGCCTCAGAAAACTGGTCCTAATTGATTTGCAGGACAACTTCCTTACCGGAAGTGTTCCTCCTTCTCTTTTTACGCCCCCGTTGCTACAAAGTGTTCAACTTTCCAACAACAATTTCCAGGGTCGGTTGAGTGAATTTTCAAATAGCTCTTCCTCCATGTTAGAGGTTCTTGATTTAAGCAGTAACAAAATAGGAGGGTCCATTCCTACATCTATTTTTCATCTCAGATCACTTAATGTCCTCCAACTCTATTCAAACAAGTTAAATGGCACACTAAAGCTAGATGTGATTCAGAGACTTGTAAATCTCACCACACTGGATCTTTCACACAACAATTTGTCAATAGAAGCAAATGTTAAGGATGTGAACGTATCCGCCCTCCCCAAGATGAGTAGTGTAAAGTTGGCTTCCTGTAAATTTGAAAGAATTTCCAAGTTTCTTGAGAAACCAATCCAGATTAAACTCTTTAGACCTCTCAGGAAACCATATTGGGGGATCTATACCCACATGGATTTGGCAACTTGGCTCCCTTACTCAATTAAATCTTTCTCACAATTTGCTCCAAGAGTTAGAAGAACCTGTGCAGAATCCTAGTCCAAGTTTGAGTGTCCTTGACCTTCACTCTAACCAGCTACAAGGGGAACTTCAAGTATTTCATGCTCATCTCACTTATTTGGACCTTTCAAGCAATAACTTAAGTTCCACTTTTCCATCAAATATCGGTACTCACTTGTCTTCTATAATTTTCCTGTCTCtttccaaaaataatttatctGGGAGTATTCCTCCATCCTTATGCAATAATTCAAATCTGCTAGTTATTGATGTTTCTTCCAATCAGTTTGAAGGGAAAATTCCACAGTGCTTAACACAGAGTGAGACCCTTGTAGTGTTAAATATGCAAAATAACAAGCTGGATGGAGAAATTCCTGATACTTTTCCAGCATCTTGTGCTCTGAAGACTCTAGATCTCAATGGGAATCTGTTGGGGGGCTCAATTCCTAAATCTCTTGCTCAATGCAGTTCATTAGAAGTGTTAGACATCGGAACCAATCAGCTAAGTGATGGATTTCCATGCTTCTTGAAGCCAATATCCACACTCCGTGTCATGGTTTTGCGGGGAAACAAATTCGACGGTCCCATTGGATGTCCTCAGACCAATGACACTTGGCATATGCTTCAAATTGTTGATGTGGCTTTCAACAATTTCAGTGGTCCACTTCCAGTTAAATGCTTAAAAACATGGGAGGCAATGATGCTTGAAGAAAACTACAATGCATCAAAGTTCAATCACATTGGATCACAGATCCTTACATATGGCCATATATATTATCAGGATTCAGTGACACTTACCAGCAAAGGCTTACAGATGGAGTTTGTGAAAATCCTAACAGTCTTCACTTCTGTTGACTTCTCATCCAACAATTTGCAAGGGCCAATACCAGAAGAGCTCATAAATTTCACAGCACTTCGTGTTCTCAACTTGTCACATAATGCTTTGAATGGCACAATCCCATCATCAATAGGGAATTTGAAACTGCTTGAGTCTTTGGACCTGTCAAACAACTATTTTGATGGAGGAATTCCCACACAGCTTGCAAGCTTAACTTTCCTCTCATACTTGAACCTTTCCTTTAATCATCTGGTGGGAAAAATCCCTGCAGGAACACAACTTCAAACATTTGATGCAGCTTCCTTTGCTGATAATGAAAGACTATGTGGAAGTCCTTTGCCTGAAAAGTGTAGCAGTTCAAGCAATCCAACAGAAGAATTACATCAAGATTCAAgagttaaatttaaatgttcTTCTATATCTATAGGGGTGGGTTTTGGGGTTGGAGCAGGGTTGGTTGTTGCCCCATGTATGTTTTGGCACAGAGGGAGAAAATGGAGCAACAATAACATTGATAAAATTCTTCTTTTCATTCTTCCACTGGTTGGCTTGAGTTATACACccattgatgatgatgaggcaGAGGATGATACAGAAGAAAATAACTCtgatatggaggaggaggaggaggaggaatgtGATTCCAATGAAGAAGATACTCTGGGTGATCACAGGTTTCAAGGgaagttttgtgttttttgttCCAAGCTTAATATCAGTAAAAAGAGGGTTATTCATGACCAAGGGTGTACTTGTTACCACTCATCAACTCTTTCAACATCTACATATCCAGAGTCATATTCTTAGTCACATATGTGATAAAGCATGCTACATTTTCTGTTTTGTTCCCCCCTTATTTGTTCAGAATACATAATGTATATTTGCATACAATTACACTCATAAAATCAACCCAAGGGTGgcaaaaaataatgaaaagagGCAACAAAGTCTCTCTTAATTTTGGGATGCTTTTGTTGGCATTCCTTGATTAGAAAATTCATTGAATAATGGAACGCCAGGGTCCAATGCTCTGGTTCAGGACTTTTGTCAAACACTTGATACCCAATGGTTGAGTGACGATATATACACACctatttttttatacactttattttcatacatttttatttatatctctcttctcttattatctatcacatcttatactttctcactcttattttttcttttttttccatctctctcttcctccacctcattttgatgtgtgaataaataattattggtTGAGTGACTGAATTACTGCAACATTGGATGATGCAAAAGTGGGTCTTCCATGTGCATCAACAATTGCAAGCACTTGTACCAGGTTTGTTTTGGTAAGACTAAGTGCAATGAATGTTGAAATTTTTTGTTGAGAGTTGTTTAGATGGTGCAATGGTTGTTGAAAGATGTTGAGAGTGCTGTGGAGGAGAGAGTGAGGGGAGAAATGTTGAGAATTGTCAACAATGTTGAGGGAGctgcggtgtgccacgtggcgcgaGGCCAGTGACGTGCCTTGTCTCAGGAGAGAGAAACTGTTTTTTCTCCTCCCTTGCCACGTGTCTGACTCTGGTTGGTGGCTCCGGATTTCGTTttcccttatcttttgaactcaattatttcatcaaaaaaatattttttggaaaaaaattttataccaaaattcatgatttttttttctctataaatagagacttggttcgtttgatttggacacagaaaaaaaaaccaagttttttcactctcttattatctctctcatcatcttactatctttctattagcttttgttttgaaatggatcacaacaatcaccatttcaacacccagaattgaTCTAACTACCCATATAACAACCAAAATCTCAACaattatccagatccaaatcattttcccaaccaacgtcatcaaaatcccaacaattatcaagatccaaatcaatattgGTCTAACCAACGTCTTCAGCATCCCAACAATTATGAAgattcaaatcaattttcctacccacgtcctcaaaatcgcaacaattatgaagatccaaatcaatttttctacccgggtcctcaaaatcccaacaattatcaagcttcaaatcaattttcctacccatgtcctcaaaatcccaacaGTTTTGCAGCAAATTCCAACCAGTCATCCTTTCATCCCTCTATGAgatatccatctcaaacaccccCGTCTAGTGGTCATATGCCAATGGTGAATGAAAATTTTCCAAGTGTTGATACACCTGAATTTcccgaattttcaacacaaatgactCTTGGTGGCATGACAGCTGCTAATCAATTCACTCCAAATCAAGAGGATACAACTCCTAAGAGCAAGAAAACTCAGTCACcag
This is a stretch of genomic DNA from Lotus japonicus ecotype B-129 chromosome 1, LjGifu_v1.2. It encodes these proteins:
- the LOC130727972 gene encoding LOW QUALITY PROTEIN: receptor-like protein 40 (The sequence of the model RefSeq protein was modified relative to this genomic sequence to represent the inferred CDS: deleted 1 base in 1 codon) codes for the protein MKILYVPSPWLCIIFLYCFWIYLSVDITVASGQMVDDQDRQLLLKLKNSLKFKFENSTKLVSWNPSTSCSEWGGVTYDEEGHVTGLDLSGESIYGGLDNSSSLFNLKNLQRLNLASNSFNSAFPSGFNNLKKLTYLNLSQAGFMGQIPLGISHLTRLVTLDISLSSLYDQLLKLEILDIQKFVQNFTRIRQLYLDGISIRAQGHEWCNALLLLPSLQELSMSNCNLSGPLDPSLARLENLSFIRLDQNNLSSEVPETLANLPNLTTLQLSSCGLTGVFPEKIFQVAKLSVINLSFNKNLYGSFPDFPSGASLHTLIVSNTGFSGELPVSMSNLRQLSILDLSSCQFNSTLPRSISKLGEITHLHLSFNNFTGPIPSLNMSKNLIHLDLSHNAFTGSIASVHLEGLRKLVLIDLQDNFLTGSVPPSLFTPPLLQSVQLSNNNFQGRLSEFSNSSSSMLEVLDLSSNKIGGSIPTSIFHLRSLNVLQLYSNKLNGTLKLDVIQRLVNLTTLDLSHNNLSIEANVKDVNVSALPKMSSVKLASCNLKEFPSFLRNQSRLNSLDLSGNHIGGSIPTWIWQLGSLTQLNLSHNLLQELEEPVQNPSPSLSVLDLHSNQLQGELQVFHAHLTYLDLSSNNLSSTFPSNIGTHLSSIIFLSLSKNNLSGSIPPSLCNNSNLLVIDVSSNQFEGKIPQCLTQSETLVVLNMQNNKLDGEIPDTFPASCALKTLDLNGNLLGGSIPKSLAQCSSLEVLDIGTNQLSDGFPCFLKPISTLRVMVLRGNKFDGPIGCPQTNDTWHMLQIVDVAFNNFSGPLPVKCLKTWEAMMLEENYNASKFNHIGSQILTYGHIYYQDSVTLTSKGLQMEFVKILTVFTSVDFSSNNLQGPIPEELINFTALRVLNLSHNALNGTIPSSIGNLKLLESLDLSNNYFDGGIPTQLASLTFLSYLNLSFNHLVGKIPAGTQLQTFDAASFADNERLCGSPLPEKCSSSSNPTEELHQDSRVKFKCSSISIGVGFGVGAGLVVAPCMFWHRGRKWSNNNIDKILLFILPLVGLSYTPIDDDEAEDDTEENNSDMEEEEEEECDSNEEDTLGDHRFQGKFCVFCSKLNISKKRVIHDQGCTCYHSSTLSTSTYPESYS